In one window of Juglans regia cultivar Chandler chromosome 3, Walnut 2.0, whole genome shotgun sequence DNA:
- the LOC108979703 gene encoding uncharacterized protein LOC108979703: protein MKASLKFRDDQKPLFRAKVPLSILGLPFQSGIVAGESKELTLNLGTFFESGPSLKISYRPNETWNPFSLVVKTGIGSYGSPISSPMLMSAEFNLLGRGNPSFMLHFKPQFGDFSIKKSQSSMFDRTITSPNGLVSEDDASIEVVEGPAMNGAFYGKKITALTSDSPSGTIVNVLSGMEVAAKTTLPVRGRAIVNFRWGVRVPAELKSVGSNPTAGITFQKIPFLVMNKIGMEHVDGGDSKKTTAKSSPDLTLPANADVAEACFIVKRQLEVLQAENGSLKKAVEELRREFAAGTKSVSTVGESYSGKNRDMERNGIKSDRRNNEKEELKKAMMGATGA, encoded by the coding sequence ATGAAAGCTTCCCTCAAGTTCCGGGACGACCAGAAGCCACTTTTTAGGGCCAAAGTCCCACTCAGCATCTTGGGATTGCCGTTTCAGTCAGGAATCGTCGCCGGCGAGTCGAAGGAACTCACTCTCAATCTCGGTACTTTCTTCGAATCCGGACCCTCGCTTAAGATCTCGTACCGCCCCAACGAGACGTGGAACCCGTTCTCCCTCGTTGTTAAGACCGGAATCGGGTCGTACGGCTCACCGATCTCCAGCCCGATGCTAATGAGCGCCGAGTTCAATTTGCTTGGGCGCGGGAACCCTAGCTTTATGCTCCACTTTAAGCCTCAGTTTGGGGATTTCTCAATTAAGAAGTCGCAGTCCTCGATGTTCGACAGGACGATTACGTCTCCTAACGGCCTCGTTTCAGAGGACGATGCGTCGATCGAGGTAGTGGAGGGCCCGGCAATGAACGGGGCATTCTACGGCAAGAAAATAACGGCTCTGACTTCCGATTCGCCTTCCGGAACGATCGTCAACGTGTTATCTGGCATGGAGGTGGCAGCGAAGACTACCTTGCCTGTGAGAGGGCGCGCTATCGTGAATTTCCGGTGGGGAGTTAGGGTTCCTGCGGAGCTGAAGAGTGTGGGTAGTAATCCAACGGCAGGGATTACGTTCCAGAAGATCCCCTTCCTGGTGATGAACAAGATCGGGATGGAACACGTGGACGGCGGGGATTCGAAGAAGACAACTGCCAAGTCCAGCCCGGATTTGACCCTTCCTGCGAATGCTGACGTGGCGGAGGCCTGCTTTATAGTGAAGCGGCAACTGGAGGTGTTGCAAGCCGAGAATGGGTCGTTGAAAAAAGCCGTGGAGGAACTCCGGCGAGAATTCGCCGCCGGTACGAAATCGGTATCAACTGTTGGAGAGTCGTACTCGGGGAAAAACCGAGACATGGAAAGAAATGGAATTAAATCCGATAGGCGAAACAATGAGAAGGAGGAGCTGAAGAAGGCGATGATGGGAGCCACCGGGGCTTGA